One genomic window of Corynebacterium pseudotuberculosis includes the following:
- a CDS encoding FxsA family protein, with product MPLFIGLPYILIEALAFWGVAQWLGTATALILLIAFLFGGLFLAAFEMRSISRRLASGSSSPGRAAGNLGLLAAGAVGVALPGFVTSVFGLLLILPPTRALVRSLLAKGLRKKIEDMGVRSFEATNSYRQHASYGSFSPHSVIDHDQINEEEIHKWSRDIKPEDFGGPSGPNPPRR from the coding sequence ATGCCGCTTTTTATTGGTCTTCCGTACATTCTGATCGAAGCTCTTGCCTTCTGGGGAGTTGCGCAATGGCTGGGGACGGCCACTGCGCTCATTTTGCTCATCGCTTTTCTCTTTGGCGGCTTATTTCTTGCGGCCTTTGAAATGCGAAGCATTTCGCGTCGGTTAGCATCTGGCAGCTCCTCTCCAGGCCGCGCAGCAGGTAACCTAGGGCTATTAGCCGCTGGGGCAGTGGGAGTGGCCCTTCCAGGATTTGTCACAAGTGTATTCGGACTTTTGCTTATTCTTCCGCCCACCAGAGCACTGGTCCGATCGCTTTTGGCTAAAGGGCTTCGGAAAAAGATCGAAGACATGGGTGTTCGCAGTTTCGAGGCAACCAATAGTTATAGACAGCACGCCAGCTATGGAAGTTTTAGCCCTCATTCCGTTATCGATCATGACCAGATCAACGAGGAAGAGATTCACAAATGGTCCCGAGATATAAAACCCGAAGATTTCGGTGGACCAAGTGGGCCGAATCCACCACGACGCTAA
- the lnt gene encoding apolipoprotein N-acyltransferase — protein MSLSSHTMRSTLARSAIAAIAGLAVYASYAPLGWFFAAPLGLALLCGALAPWKENRPSNKTGAFLGFIYSITLFLLLLPWIGEFVGAMPYIALSTFLSLYSIPLGIVGVRILRHRLGWVWFPFVFVAVEWARSNFPFGGFAWVRIAWGQIDGPLAGAAPWGGPALVSLLTALVGAALWQCVTHAAYRRQAASVMVTVLLVAGVATLTNGQAEDQGTVKVAAVQGNVPRLGLDFNAQRRAVLANHVRETEKIPEQPDLVIWPENSSDVSPFSDQQAKQLVSQAVAHAQAPILVGTITKDNVGHRNSMVVFDPRSGVGETHNKKYLQPFGEYMPWRDFFRKLSPLVDLAGDFKPGNGNGVVHMTAATTGKNIAVGIATCYEVAFDKAGRDAVTAGAQILTTPTNNATFGFTDMTYQQLAMSRMRAIELDRAVVVAATSGVSALIKPDGSVISQTKIFQSATLEDTLPLHDTLTFSARYGTYIEYALVIIGTMCALWSLFFQSKSISRGTSRKLKSRTTKL, from the coding sequence ATGTCTTTGTCCTCGCATACGATGCGATCAACGCTTGCCAGGTCTGCGATCGCAGCTATCGCTGGACTTGCCGTTTACGCCTCCTACGCGCCACTCGGGTGGTTTTTTGCGGCTCCTCTTGGGCTCGCACTCTTATGCGGGGCTTTAGCTCCGTGGAAAGAAAACCGTCCCTCAAACAAAACTGGTGCGTTCCTGGGTTTTATTTACTCCATCACGCTTTTCTTACTCTTATTGCCATGGATAGGTGAATTCGTGGGAGCAATGCCTTATATTGCGCTCTCGACTTTCTTGTCCTTGTATTCCATCCCGCTGGGGATAGTAGGAGTCCGTATTCTTCGGCATCGCTTGGGGTGGGTCTGGTTCCCCTTTGTCTTCGTTGCAGTGGAATGGGCACGATCTAATTTTCCATTCGGCGGTTTCGCATGGGTTCGCATTGCCTGGGGACAGATCGATGGCCCCCTCGCAGGAGCGGCTCCCTGGGGAGGACCAGCTCTGGTATCGCTTCTCACGGCCCTTGTGGGAGCCGCGCTGTGGCAATGCGTTACGCATGCTGCCTATCGACGCCAGGCGGCGTCCGTAATGGTCACGGTTCTACTAGTAGCGGGCGTCGCAACGCTGACAAACGGCCAAGCTGAAGACCAAGGAACCGTGAAAGTAGCAGCTGTGCAGGGCAACGTTCCACGGCTAGGACTCGATTTCAATGCCCAACGCCGAGCCGTGCTAGCTAACCACGTGAGAGAAACGGAAAAGATACCTGAACAACCTGACCTAGTAATTTGGCCGGAAAATTCATCCGATGTTAGCCCGTTTAGCGATCAACAAGCCAAACAATTAGTTTCCCAAGCAGTAGCACATGCACAGGCCCCTATCCTTGTAGGAACAATCACCAAGGATAACGTGGGGCATCGAAATTCCATGGTGGTTTTTGATCCACGATCAGGCGTAGGGGAGACCCACAATAAGAAGTACCTTCAGCCCTTTGGCGAGTACATGCCCTGGAGAGATTTCTTTAGAAAACTCTCTCCTTTGGTAGATCTAGCTGGAGATTTTAAACCTGGAAACGGCAACGGCGTTGTTCACATGACTGCCGCCACTACGGGAAAGAACATAGCTGTAGGCATTGCCACTTGTTATGAAGTTGCTTTTGATAAGGCCGGACGGGATGCGGTCACCGCAGGCGCGCAGATACTTACGACACCTACTAACAACGCAACCTTCGGTTTTACAGATATGACCTATCAGCAATTAGCAATGAGCCGCATGCGAGCTATTGAACTGGATAGGGCAGTAGTCGTAGCAGCAACTTCCGGGGTTTCTGCGCTCATCAAACCCGATGGCTCCGTCATTTCCCAAACTAAGATATTTCAGTCTGCTACCTTGGAAGACACACTTCCTCTTCACGACACGCTGACCTTTTCAGCTAGGTATGGCACCTATATTGAGTATGCCTTGGTTATCATAGGAACCATGTGCGCTTTGTGGTCGCTGTTTTTTCAAAGCAAAAGCATCAGCAGAGGAACCAGCCGCAAGCTGAAATCGCGAACAACTAAGCTCTAA
- a CDS encoding polyprenol monophosphomannose synthase has protein sequence MTKPSDKTLVIIPTYNELENLPLITGRVREAAPNVDILIVDDNSPDGTGEAADALAEKDSHIKVFHREGKGGLCGAYVAGFRWGLERDYTVLCEMDADGSHAPEQLHLLLEQVDAGADLVIGSRYVPGGKVVNWPKNRWVLSKGGNIYISVALGAGLSDMTAGYRAFKREVLETIDLDELSNAGYIFQVDMAWRVVRAGFDVREVPITFTEREIGESKLDGSFVKDSLLEVTKWGLNHRKEQLTNIYREGSKLAKHEIAAFRKSI, from the coding sequence ATGACCAAGCCCAGCGATAAGACCCTGGTGATCATTCCCACCTACAATGAGCTGGAGAATCTTCCCCTCATCACCGGTCGTGTCCGTGAGGCCGCTCCTAACGTGGACATTCTGATTGTCGATGACAACAGCCCCGATGGAACCGGCGAAGCAGCTGATGCATTGGCAGAAAAAGACAGCCATATCAAGGTTTTCCATCGAGAAGGTAAAGGCGGTCTATGTGGCGCCTATGTTGCTGGATTCCGCTGGGGCCTTGAGCGCGATTACACGGTTTTGTGTGAAATGGATGCAGATGGTTCGCATGCACCTGAGCAACTGCACTTGCTGCTTGAGCAGGTAGACGCAGGAGCCGATCTTGTTATCGGTTCCCGTTACGTCCCAGGCGGCAAAGTAGTGAACTGGCCTAAAAACCGTTGGGTATTGTCCAAAGGTGGCAACATCTATATCTCTGTTGCCCTCGGCGCTGGTCTCTCGGATATGACTGCAGGCTACCGAGCCTTCAAACGCGAGGTTTTAGAAACCATTGACCTCGACGAGCTATCCAATGCAGGTTATATCTTCCAAGTTGATATGGCATGGCGAGTGGTACGAGCTGGATTCGATGTTCGTGAAGTACCAATTACGTTCACAGAGCGTGAAATCGGAGAGTCTAAGCTAGACGGTAGCTTTGTCAAAGACTCGCTCCTCGAAGTAACTAAGTGGGGGCTAAACCACCGAAAAGAGCAGCTAACCAATATCTACCGTGAAGGTTCTAAGCTGGCAAAGCATGAGATCGCCGCTTTCAGGAAAAGCATATGA
- a CDS encoding RNA polymerase-binding protein RbpA, whose protein sequence is MADRVLRGSRMGAVSYETDRDHDLAPRQMVRYKTETGEIFDVPFAHDAEIPGTWLCKNGQIGTLMEGEGVESKPVKPPRTHWDMLRERRSIEELDLLLEERIELLRKRRRNAARLLKQQQEEAAAQANNQ, encoded by the coding sequence ATGGCAGATCGTGTTTTGCGCGGCAGCCGCATGGGTGCTGTCAGCTACGAAACCGACAGGGACCATGATCTGGCTCCTCGTCAGATGGTTCGCTATAAGACAGAAACCGGCGAGATCTTTGACGTCCCCTTTGCGCATGACGCAGAAATTCCAGGTACGTGGCTGTGCAAAAATGGCCAGATCGGAACACTCATGGAGGGGGAAGGCGTAGAATCCAAACCGGTCAAGCCACCACGCACGCACTGGGACATGCTACGTGAGCGTCGTTCCATTGAAGAGCTTGATCTGCTTTTAGAAGAGCGTATTGAGCTCCTGCGTAAGCGCCGCCGTAATGCTGCACGGTTGCTGAAGCAACAGCAGGAAGAAGCTGCAGCACAGGCAAATAACCAGTAA
- a CDS encoding YceI family protein — protein MEKKHKLIALGTAVIVVLLSVFTVAMAVIPLINGPGVKTETLDASAAKAATTDINGTWEVVYGKAPNISSAGFTFYEVLPAEKRVTSGSTQSVSGTVEVKEQKIVSGKVTINMADIRTDNDKRDNNVRAKIFEVENYPEATFETTGATDLSSIPEDGTTTEITIPGNLTIHGKTNSISPNFTIVRDEDTVKLSSTIPINRLDYDVNTPEFVAAKIDTNGEINVLLTLKKN, from the coding sequence ATGGAAAAAAAGCATAAACTCATTGCACTTGGCACTGCAGTTATCGTTGTTCTTTTGTCTGTCTTTACCGTTGCCATGGCGGTTATCCCACTGATCAATGGTCCTGGCGTGAAAACCGAGACTCTTGATGCCTCCGCTGCAAAGGCCGCTACAACAGATATCAATGGAACGTGGGAAGTTGTCTACGGCAAAGCTCCAAATATCAGCTCTGCAGGTTTCACTTTTTATGAGGTCCTACCAGCAGAAAAACGAGTTACTTCTGGATCAACCCAAAGTGTAAGCGGAACGGTTGAGGTCAAGGAACAGAAGATCGTTTCAGGAAAAGTAACCATTAATATGGCAGATATCCGAACTGATAACGATAAACGAGACAACAACGTGCGCGCCAAGATATTTGAGGTGGAAAACTACCCAGAAGCAACCTTTGAAACCACGGGTGCTACGGATCTTTCTTCCATCCCAGAAGACGGGACAACAACGGAAATTACGATTCCGGGCAATCTCACTATTCACGGCAAAACTAATTCAATATCTCCCAATTTTACGATTGTTCGGGATGAAGACACCGTAAAGCTTTCTTCAACCATCCCAATTAATCGTCTTGATTATGACGTAAACACCCCTGAATTCGTAGCCGCTAAAATCGATACAAATGGGGAAATCAACGTCTTACTTACCCTTAAAAAGAACTAG